In Afipia sp. GAS231, a single window of DNA contains:
- a CDS encoding biotin--[acetyl-CoA-carboxylase] ligase yields MPFALGPRAISAGYRLFAFDKAGSTNAEAMARARDGERGPAWFVTSEQTAGRGRRQRAWIAPCGNLASSVLEVMDVAPAVAATLGFAFGLAHETALRRVSLEANLRLAGSDQLNYLLKWPNDILVRGQKLCGLLVEAEAVNGGLAVVAGIGTNIVAAPEGTPTPAVSLATLGVHISAEELFGALSDAWVEFRGIWDKGRGFAEIRRLWLERAAGLGERVAINTGAMTVEGTFDTIDETGCLIVRTAEGRLMPVTAGEVYFGAAASVGAA; encoded by the coding sequence ATGCCGTTCGCGCTCGGTCCCCGAGCCATATCGGCGGGCTACCGCCTTTTTGCCTTCGACAAGGCCGGTTCGACCAACGCGGAAGCCATGGCGCGCGCGCGCGACGGCGAGCGCGGCCCGGCCTGGTTCGTCACCTCGGAACAGACCGCGGGACGCGGACGCCGGCAGCGCGCCTGGATCGCGCCGTGCGGCAACCTCGCCAGCAGCGTGCTCGAGGTGATGGATGTTGCGCCCGCCGTCGCCGCGACGCTGGGCTTTGCCTTCGGTTTGGCGCATGAAACAGCGCTGCGACGTGTCAGCTTGGAGGCCAACCTGCGGTTGGCCGGATCGGATCAATTGAATTATCTCCTGAAGTGGCCGAACGACATCCTGGTGCGCGGGCAGAAGCTTTGCGGCCTGCTGGTGGAGGCTGAGGCCGTCAACGGCGGCCTTGCCGTGGTGGCCGGGATCGGCACCAATATCGTCGCGGCCCCCGAGGGCACGCCGACGCCGGCTGTGTCGCTAGCCACCCTCGGCGTCCATATCAGCGCGGAAGAGCTGTTCGGGGCACTGTCGGACGCCTGGGTCGAGTTCCGCGGCATCTGGGACAAGGGCCGCGGCTTTGCCGAGATCCGGCGCCTGTGGCTGGAGCGGGCGGCAGGGCTCGGCGAGCGGGTCGCCATCAATACCGGGGCCATGACGGTCGAGGGTACATTCGATACCATCGACGAGACCGGCTGCCTGATCGTCCGCACGGCGGAGGGCAGGCTCATGCCGGTCACCGCGGGCGAGGTCTATTTCGGCGCGGCAGCTTCGGTGGGAGCAGCGTGA
- a CDS encoding NADH-quinone oxidoreductase subunit J: MILPALFFYLFAGACVASAAMVIVSRNPVHSVLYLILAFVNASGLFILMGAEFLGMMLIVVYVGAVAVLFLFVIMMLDVDFVELREGFMQYVPVGLVFGGIFVFELLLVVGGWVINPGTTKAITAAIPANVSNTEALGLVLYTKYIHYFQLAGMVLLVAMIGAIVLTLRHKANIKRQDINVQNARTPELAMALRTNVASGQGLQDADAAEWVQ, translated from the coding sequence ATGATCCTTCCCGCGCTGTTCTTCTATCTGTTTGCCGGTGCCTGCGTGGCGTCGGCGGCGATGGTGATTGTGTCGCGCAATCCCGTGCACTCGGTGCTGTACCTGATCCTGGCCTTCGTCAACGCCTCGGGCCTGTTCATCCTGATGGGCGCCGAATTCCTCGGCATGATGCTGATCGTGGTCTATGTCGGCGCGGTCGCGGTGCTGTTCCTGTTCGTGATCATGATGCTCGATGTCGACTTCGTCGAGCTGCGCGAGGGGTTCATGCAGTATGTGCCGGTCGGGCTCGTGTTCGGCGGCATCTTCGTGTTCGAACTGCTGCTGGTGGTCGGCGGCTGGGTCATCAATCCCGGCACCACCAAGGCGATCACGGCGGCGATCCCGGCCAATGTCAGCAACACCGAAGCGCTCGGGCTGGTGCTGTATACGAAGTACATCCACTACTTCCAGCTCGCGGGCATGGTGCTGCTGGTCGCGATGATCGGCGCCATCGTGCTGACGCTGCGCCACAAGGCCAACATCAAGCGGCAGGACATCAACGTGCAGAACGCGCGGACGCCGGAGCTCGCGATGGCGTTGCGCACGAACGTGGCGTCGGGGCAGGGGTTGCAGGACGCGGACGCGGCGGAGTGGGTGCAATGA
- the nuoK gene encoding NADH-quinone oxidoreductase subunit NuoK: MTVGLGHYLAVGAILFTLGILGIFLNRKNIIVILMSIELILLSVNINLVAFSTFLGDIVGQVFALLVLTVAAAEAAIGLAVLVVYYRNRGSIAVEDVNLMKG; encoded by the coding sequence ATGACGGTCGGTCTTGGACACTATCTCGCGGTCGGCGCCATCCTGTTCACGCTCGGGATTCTCGGCATCTTCCTCAACCGCAAGAATATCATCGTCATCCTGATGTCGATCGAGCTGATCTTGCTCTCCGTCAACATCAACCTGGTGGCGTTCTCGACCTTCCTCGGCGACATCGTCGGCCAGGTCTTTGCGCTGCTGGTGCTGACGGTGGCGGCCGCGGAAGCTGCGATCGGTCTTGCGGTGCTGGTGGTCTATTATCGCAACCGCGGTTCGATCGCGGTTGAAGACGTCAATTTGATGAAGGGCTGA
- the nuoN gene encoding NADH-quinone oxidoreductase subunit NuoN, with product MSFTSAGYQLQPVLPELVLAFGAMVLLMVGAYRGQGTTRLVTALAVCLLVLVGALELMLPAGKLVTFGGSFIVDDFARFLKILALIGSGATLILATEFLSDPSRRIFEFAILVLLSTLGMMVLISAGDLIMLYLGLELMSLALYVVAASNRDNAKSTEAGLKYFVLGALSSGMLLYGASLIYGFTGTVSFAGIAAAATTGSVGIVFGIVFLLAGLCFKVSAVPFHMWTPDVYEGAPTPVTAFFASAPKVAALAVFTRVALTAFPGIVSQWQQIIVFVAIASMVLGSFAAIGQKNIKRLMAYSSIGHMGFALVGLASGTVEGAQGVLVYAAIYVAMTLGSFSVILTMKRNGQPVEQISDFAGLSRTNPLLAFFFAMLLFSLAGIPPLAGFFAKWYVFVAAINAHLFTLAVIGVLSSVVGAYYYLTIIKVMYFEEPLPALDPMRMELRVVLAVAGLFNIFFAVLPGPLVSVATAAAKSLF from the coding sequence ATGAGCTTTACGAGTGCAGGATATCAGTTGCAGCCGGTGCTGCCGGAGCTCGTGCTGGCGTTCGGCGCGATGGTGCTGCTGATGGTAGGCGCCTATCGCGGGCAGGGGACGACCCGGCTCGTCACCGCGCTCGCGGTGTGCCTGCTCGTGCTGGTTGGCGCGCTGGAGCTGATGCTGCCGGCCGGCAAGCTCGTGACCTTTGGCGGCAGTTTTATCGTCGACGACTTTGCCCGGTTCCTGAAGATCCTGGCTCTGATCGGCTCGGGCGCGACCCTGATCCTGGCGACGGAGTTCCTGTCCGATCCGTCGCGGCGGATTTTCGAGTTCGCGATCCTGGTGCTGCTCTCGACGCTCGGCATGATGGTGCTGATCTCGGCCGGCGACCTGATCATGCTCTATCTCGGCCTCGAACTGATGAGCCTTGCGCTCTACGTGGTCGCCGCCAGCAACCGCGACAACGCCAAGTCGACCGAAGCCGGCCTGAAGTACTTCGTGCTCGGCGCGCTGTCCTCGGGCATGCTGCTGTACGGCGCCTCGCTGATCTACGGCTTCACCGGCACCGTCAGCTTTGCCGGCATTGCCGCGGCGGCAACCACCGGCAGCGTCGGCATCGTGTTCGGCATCGTGTTCCTGCTGGCCGGCCTCTGCTTCAAGGTCTCGGCCGTGCCGTTCCACATGTGGACGCCCGACGTCTATGAAGGCGCGCCGACGCCGGTCACGGCTTTCTTTGCCTCGGCCCCGAAAGTGGCGGCGCTCGCGGTGTTCACCCGCGTGGCGCTCACCGCGTTCCCCGGTATCGTCTCGCAATGGCAGCAGATCATCGTGTTCGTGGCGATCGCCTCGATGGTGCTGGGCTCGTTTGCCGCCATCGGGCAAAAGAACATCAAGCGCCTGATGGCCTATTCCTCGATCGGCCATATGGGGTTTGCACTGGTCGGTCTCGCTTCCGGCACCGTCGAGGGCGCGCAGGGCGTGCTGGTCTATGCCGCGATCTATGTCGCGATGACCCTGGGCTCGTTTTCGGTGATCCTGACCATGAAGCGCAATGGCCAGCCGGTGGAGCAGATCAGCGACTTTGCCGGCCTCTCACGCACCAATCCGCTGTTGGCCTTTTTCTTTGCGATGCTGCTGTTCTCGCTGGCCGGCATTCCGCCGCTCGCGGGCTTCTTTGCCAAGTGGTACGTGTTCGTCGCCGCGATCAACGCCCATCTGTTCACGCTCGCCGTCATCGGCGTGCTCTCCAGCGTGGTCGGCGCCTATTACTACCTCACCATCATCAAGGTGATGTATTTCGAGGAACCGCTGCCGGCGCTCGATCCCATGCGGATGGAGTTGCGCGTCGTGCTGGCGGTTGCCGGCCTGTTCAACATCTTCTTTGCCGTCCTTCCCGGGCCGCTGGTCAGCGTCGCCACGGCGGCGGCGAAGTCACTTTTTTGA
- a CDS encoding ribonuclease J, protein MARPDELTFAPLGGVGEIGMNLSIYGLGNRHQRAWLAVDLGVSFGDEEHLPGIDLIMPDIRFLEKERKNLVGLVLTHAHEDHFGAIIDLWPKLQCPIYATKFSAALFEAKCAAERNAPKIPITVVRSGGRIDLGPFNVEFIPVAHSIPESHALAIHTSVGTVLHTGDWKIDPTPIIGLPTDERRLRELGDAGVLALIGDSTNAVREGRSPSETEVAATITKLVKAAKGRVAVTTFASNVARLKAVADAAKAADREVVVVGRAMERVVQVARETGHLDGVQNFRGADLYGHFPPDKVLALCTGSQGEARAALARIANDDHPQVTLNKGDSVIFSSRTIPGNEKAVGAIINGLVSQGIEVITDRTDLVHVSGHPRRDELRDMISWVRPQLLIPVHGEPLHLHEHAKLARAAGVPKVLICRNGDLVKLGPGDPGIIDQLPSGRIYKDGTILEDSKSRAVVERRRMAFAGCAFIAIAVTEKGELSDDPEVDLVGIPEKNAAGEVIDEIVFDVVVSTVESLPRARKRDPDAMAESVRRAVRSVINEHWGKKPICLVHVLTV, encoded by the coding sequence ATGGCGCGGCCGGATGAACTGACCTTTGCGCCGCTCGGCGGCGTCGGCGAGATCGGCATGAACCTGTCGATCTACGGGCTCGGCAACCGCCACCAGCGGGCATGGCTCGCGGTCGATCTCGGCGTCTCCTTTGGCGACGAGGAACATCTGCCGGGCATCGACCTGATCATGCCCGACATCCGCTTCCTGGAGAAGGAACGCAAGAACCTGGTGGGCCTGGTGCTGACGCACGCCCACGAGGACCATTTCGGGGCCATCATCGATCTCTGGCCGAAGCTGCAATGCCCAATCTACGCCACCAAATTCAGCGCCGCACTATTCGAAGCCAAATGCGCCGCCGAGCGCAATGCGCCGAAAATCCCGATCACGGTGGTGCGGTCGGGCGGCCGCATCGACCTCGGGCCGTTCAACGTCGAGTTCATTCCGGTGGCCCACTCGATTCCGGAATCGCATGCGCTGGCGATCCACACTTCGGTCGGCACCGTGCTGCATACCGGCGACTGGAAGATCGACCCGACGCCGATCATTGGCCTGCCGACCGACGAGCGGCGCCTGCGCGAGCTCGGCGACGCCGGCGTGCTGGCGCTGATCGGCGATTCCACCAACGCGGTGCGGGAAGGGCGCTCGCCTTCGGAAACCGAGGTCGCCGCCACCATTACCAAGCTCGTGAAAGCCGCCAAGGGCCGCGTCGCCGTCACCACCTTTGCCTCCAATGTCGCCCGCCTCAAGGCCGTGGCTGATGCCGCCAAGGCCGCCGATCGCGAGGTGGTCGTGGTCGGCCGCGCCATGGAGCGCGTGGTCCAGGTGGCGCGCGAGACCGGCCATCTCGATGGTGTGCAGAATTTCCGAGGCGCGGACCTTTACGGCCATTTCCCGCCCGACAAGGTGCTGGCGCTGTGCACCGGCAGCCAGGGCGAAGCCCGCGCGGCGCTGGCGCGGATCGCCAACGACGACCATCCGCAGGTCACCCTGAACAAGGGCGATAGCGTGATCTTCTCCTCGCGCACCATTCCCGGCAACGAAAAGGCGGTCGGCGCCATCATCAACGGGCTGGTCAGCCAGGGTATTGAGGTCATCACCGACCGCACCGATCTCGTCCATGTCTCCGGCCATCCGCGCCGCGACGAGTTGCGCGACATGATCTCGTGGGTGCGCCCGCAACTGCTGATACCGGTCCATGGCGAGCCGCTGCATCTGCACGAGCACGCCAAGCTGGCGCGCGCCGCCGGCGTGCCGAAGGTGCTGATCTGCCGCAACGGCGACCTGGTCAAGCTCGGCCCCGGCGACCCCGGCATCATCGACCAATTGCCGTCGGGGCGGATCTACAAGGACGGCACCATCCTGGAGGATTCCAAGTCGCGCGCCGTGGTCGAACGGCGGCGGATGGCCTTTGCCGGCTGCGCCTTTATCGCCATCGCCGTGACCGAAAAAGGCGAACTGTCGGACGATCCCGAGGTTGATCTCGTCGGCATCCCCGAGAAGAATGCGGCCGGCGAAGTCATCGACGAGATCGTGTTCGATGTCGTGGTCTCGACGGTCGAAAGTCTGCCGCGGGCGCGCAAGCGCGATCCGGATGCGATGGCGGAATCAGTTCGGCGTGCAGTGCGCTCCGTCATTAACGAGCACTGGGGCAAGAAGCCGATCTGTCTGGTTCATGTTCTGACGGTCTGA
- the nuoI gene encoding NADH-quinone oxidoreductase subunit NuoI, translated as MSVNINATARSLLLSEFVSAFFLAMRYFFKPKPTLNYPFEKGPISPRFRGEHALRRYPNGEERCIACKLCEAICPAQAITIEAGPRRNDGTRRTVRYDIDMVKCIYCGLCQEACPVDAIVEGPNFEFATETREELYYDKAKLLANGDRWERELAKSIELDAPYR; from the coding sequence ATGAGTGTCAACATCAACGCAACCGCCCGCTCGCTTCTGCTCTCCGAATTCGTATCGGCGTTCTTTCTCGCCATGCGCTATTTCTTCAAGCCGAAGCCGACGCTGAACTATCCGTTCGAGAAGGGGCCGATCTCGCCGCGCTTCCGCGGCGAGCATGCGCTGCGCCGCTATCCGAACGGCGAGGAACGCTGCATCGCCTGCAAGCTGTGCGAGGCGATCTGCCCCGCTCAGGCGATCACGATCGAGGCCGGCCCGCGCCGCAACGACGGCACCCGCCGCACCGTGCGTTACGACATCGACATGGTGAAATGCATCTATTGCGGCCTGTGCCAGGAAGCCTGCCCGGTCGATGCCATCGTCGAGGGACCGAATTTCGAATTCGCGACCGAGACCCGCGAGGAACTCTATTATGACAAGGCGAAACTGCTCGCCAATGGCGACCGATGGGAGCGCGAGCTTGCGAAATCAATCGAACTCGACGCGCCGTACCGGTGA
- the nuoH gene encoding NADH-quinone oxidoreductase subunit NuoH, which produces MAEFFASAFWTGFLWPLIIMIAESVLLLVVLLIAIAYILLADRKIWAAVQIRRGPNVVGPFGLLQSFADLLKFVLKEPIIPSGSNKGVFLLAPLVSCVLALAAWAVIPMNLGWVISDINVGVLYIFAISSLSIYGIIMAGWSSNSKYPFLAALRSAAQMVSYEVSIGFVIITVLLCAGSLNLSAVVEAQNTRGFGGLIGLPQVTILNWYVWPLFPMFVVFYVSALAETNRPPFDLVEAESELVAGFMVEYGSTPYLLFMLGEYVAITTMCAMATILFLGGWLPPVDLPPFNWIPGVIWFALKVFFMFFMFAMAKAIVPRYRYDQLMRLGWKVFLPLSLAMVVIVAGVLQFAGIAPK; this is translated from the coding sequence ATGGCTGAATTCTTCGCAAGCGCGTTCTGGACCGGCTTCCTCTGGCCGCTGATCATCATGATCGCGGAGAGCGTATTGCTGCTGGTCGTGCTCCTGATCGCGATCGCCTACATCCTGCTCGCCGACCGCAAGATCTGGGCGGCGGTGCAGATCCGCCGCGGCCCCAACGTGGTCGGCCCGTTCGGCCTGCTGCAATCCTTCGCCGACCTGCTCAAGTTCGTGCTGAAGGAGCCGATCATCCCGTCGGGCTCCAACAAGGGCGTGTTCCTGCTGGCGCCGCTGGTATCCTGCGTGCTGGCGCTGGCCGCCTGGGCCGTGATCCCGATGAATCTCGGCTGGGTCATCTCCGACATCAATGTCGGCGTACTCTACATCTTCGCGATCTCGTCGCTGTCGATCTACGGCATCATCATGGCCGGCTGGTCGTCGAACTCGAAATATCCGTTCCTGGCGGCACTGCGCTCGGCGGCGCAGATGGTGTCCTACGAAGTCTCGATCGGCTTCGTTATCATTACGGTCCTGCTCTGCGCCGGCTCGCTCAACCTCTCGGCCGTGGTCGAGGCCCAGAATACCCGCGGCTTCGGCGGCCTGATCGGCCTGCCGCAGGTCACCATCCTGAACTGGTATGTGTGGCCGCTGTTCCCGATGTTCGTGGTGTTCTACGTCTCGGCGCTGGCCGAAACCAACCGCCCGCCGTTCGATCTGGTCGAAGCGGAATCGGAACTGGTCGCGGGCTTCATGGTCGAATACGGCTCGACGCCGTATTTGCTGTTCATGCTCGGCGAATATGTCGCGATCACCACGATGTGCGCGATGGCGACGATCCTGTTCCTCGGCGGCTGGTTGCCGCCGGTGGACCTGCCGCCGTTCAATTGGATCCCCGGCGTGATCTGGTTCGCGCTGAAAGTCTTCTTCATGTTCTTCATGTTTGCGATGGCGAAGGCGATCGTGCCGCGCTACCGCTACGATCAACTGATGCGGCTCGGCTGGAAGGTGTTCCTGCCGCTGTCGCTGGCGATGGTGGTGATTGTGGCCGGTGTGCTGCAATTCGCCGGCATCGCGCCGAAGTGA
- the nuoL gene encoding NADH-quinone oxidoreductase subunit L: MVQAIVFLPLLGAILAGLIAIFGAHARNPSGDVVEHHDDGHGHGADAHAAAAHDDHGHDDHGHDDHHVSEPAAQGSRAAELITTCLLMISAALSWMTLVDVGFMHHDARIALFPWISSGDLQVSWALRVDTLTAVMLVVVNTVSSLVHLYSIGYMDEDPYRPRFFGYLSLFTFAMLMLVTADNLVQLFFGWEGVGLASYLLIGFWYQKPSANAAAIKAFVVNRVGDFGFALGIFAIFALIGSTDFETIFAGAPGLSGKTIDFFGWHADALTLTCLLLFMGAMGKSAQFLLHTWLPDAMEGPTPVSALIHAATMVTAGVFMVARLSPLFELAPNAQAVVMFFGATTAFFAATIGLVQNDIKRIVAYSTCSQLGYMFVAMGAGAYSVGMFHLFTHAFFKALLFLGSGSVIYAMHHEQDIRNMGGLWRKIPYTFAVMCIGTLALTGFPLFAGYFSKDAIIESAYVAHNPFSTYAFVLTVAAAGLTSFYSWRLIFKTFFGEPHDQEHYEAAHEAPLWMLIPIGVLAAGSILSGFPFKELFAGHGVEEFFRESVKMHPHIIEEMHHIPEWVAAAPFVMMVLGAVISYIFYVSRPYLPVELAHQQPMLYQFLLNKWYFDELYDLIFVRPAKWIGYTLWKKGDGLVIDGLGPDGVSARVLDITRNVVKIQTGYLYHYAFAMLIGVAGLITWFMFGLGGQ, encoded by the coding sequence ATGGTTCAGGCAATCGTCTTTCTGCCACTGCTGGGCGCCATCCTGGCCGGCCTGATCGCCATTTTCGGGGCGCATGCGCGCAACCCGAGCGGCGACGTGGTCGAGCATCACGACGACGGGCATGGGCACGGGGCCGACGCGCATGCCGCGGCCGCTCACGACGACCATGGCCACGACGATCACGGCCACGACGACCATCACGTTTCCGAACCGGCGGCGCAGGGTTCGCGCGCAGCGGAACTGATCACGACCTGCCTCTTGATGATTTCGGCGGCTCTGTCCTGGATGACGCTGGTCGATGTCGGCTTCATGCACCACGACGCGCGGATTGCGCTGTTTCCCTGGATCAGTTCCGGCGACCTGCAGGTCTCCTGGGCGCTGCGCGTCGACACGCTGACCGCCGTGATGCTGGTGGTGGTCAACACCGTGTCCTCGCTGGTTCACCTGTATTCCATCGGCTACATGGACGAGGATCCGTACCGGCCGCGCTTCTTCGGCTATCTCAGCCTGTTCACCTTCGCGATGCTGATGCTGGTGACCGCGGACAACCTGGTCCAGCTGTTCTTCGGCTGGGAGGGCGTCGGTCTGGCGAGCTATCTCTTGATCGGCTTCTGGTACCAGAAGCCGTCGGCCAACGCGGCGGCGATCAAGGCCTTCGTGGTCAATCGTGTCGGCGACTTCGGCTTCGCGCTCGGCATTTTCGCGATCTTCGCGCTGATCGGCTCGACCGACTTCGAGACCATTTTTGCCGGCGCGCCGGGGCTATCAGGCAAGACCATCGATTTCTTCGGCTGGCACGCCGATGCGCTGACGCTTACCTGCCTGCTGCTGTTCATGGGCGCGATGGGAAAATCCGCCCAGTTCCTGCTGCACACCTGGTTGCCGGACGCGATGGAAGGCCCGACGCCAGTGTCGGCGCTGATCCACGCCGCGACCATGGTGACCGCCGGCGTGTTCATGGTGGCGCGGCTGTCGCCGTTGTTTGAGCTGGCACCGAACGCGCAGGCCGTGGTGATGTTCTTCGGCGCCACCACCGCGTTCTTCGCGGCGACCATCGGCCTGGTGCAGAACGACATCAAGCGCATCGTCGCCTACTCGACCTGTTCGCAGCTCGGCTACATGTTCGTGGCGATGGGGGCAGGGGCCTATTCGGTCGGCATGTTCCATCTGTTCACGCACGCCTTCTTCAAGGCGCTGCTGTTCCTGGGCTCCGGCTCGGTGATCTACGCGATGCACCACGAGCAGGACATCCGCAACATGGGCGGGCTGTGGCGCAAGATTCCCTATACTTTCGCGGTCATGTGCATCGGCACGCTGGCGCTGACCGGCTTTCCGTTGTTCGCGGGCTATTTCTCCAAGGACGCGATCATCGAGTCGGCCTATGTGGCGCACAATCCGTTCTCGACCTATGCGTTTGTGCTGACAGTGGCTGCGGCAGGTCTGACGTCGTTCTATTCGTGGCGGCTGATCTTCAAGACCTTCTTCGGCGAGCCGCACGACCAGGAGCACTACGAGGCCGCTCACGAGGCGCCGTTATGGATGTTGATCCCGATCGGCGTTCTCGCCGCCGGATCGATCCTGTCCGGCTTCCCCTTCAAGGAATTGTTCGCCGGCCACGGCGTGGAAGAGTTCTTCCGGGAATCGGTGAAGATGCACCCGCATATCATCGAGGAAATGCATCATATTCCCGAGTGGGTGGCGGCGGCGCCGTTCGTGATGATGGTGCTTGGCGCCGTGATCTCGTACATCTTCTACGTCAGCCGGCCGTATCTGCCGGTCGAACTCGCTCATCAGCAGCCGATGCTCTACCAGTTCCTGCTCAACAAATGGTACTTCGACGAGCTCTATGACCTGATCTTCGTCCGTCCGGCGAAGTGGATCGGTTATACGCTCTGGAAGAAGGGCGACGGCCTCGTCATCGACGGGCTCGGTCCCGACGGCGTTTCGGCGCGGGTGCTCGATATCACCCGCAACGTCGTGAAAATCCAGACCGGCTACCTCTATCACTACGCTTTTGCGATGCTGATCGGGGTCGCCGGATTGATCACCTGGTTCATGTTCGGCTTGGGAGGCCAGTAA
- a CDS encoding NADH-quinone oxidoreductase subunit M: MTTWPILSVVTFLPLLGALVIYISRGEDDAARRNSRWIALWTTLVTFAVSLILVWRYDAAQPDFQFVEKASWLASGITYHMGVDGISLPFVILTTALMPFCILASWKSVTLRVREYMMAFLLLETLMIGTFSALDLMLFYLFFEGGLIPMFLIIGVWGGPRRVYASFKFFLYTLLGSVLMLLAIMALYWNAGTTDIPTLMHTAVPRSLQTWAWLAFFASFAVKMPMWPVHTWLPDAHVEAPTAGSVILAAILLKMGGYGFLRFSLPMFPLASHDFAPLVFSLSTIAIIYTSLVALMQEDIKKLIAYSSVAHMGFVTMGIFAGTTQGVAGGMFQMISHGIVSGALFLCVGIVYDRMHTREIAAYGGLVNRMPLYALVFMVFTMANVGLPGTSGFVGEFMTLIGTFKVSIPTATFATLGVILSAAYALWLYRKVVFGALTKPSLASIKDLTFRESLLLFPLVALTILFGVYPKPVLDMSAASVQQLVNNYNTAVTAVKAAALIN; this comes from the coding sequence ATGACAACCTGGCCCATTCTCTCGGTCGTCACCTTCCTGCCGCTGCTCGGCGCGCTGGTGATCTATATCAGCCGCGGCGAAGATGACGCCGCTCGCCGCAATTCGCGCTGGATCGCGCTCTGGACCACGCTCGTCACCTTCGCAGTGTCGCTGATCCTGGTCTGGCGTTACGACGCGGCGCAGCCGGACTTCCAGTTCGTCGAGAAGGCAAGCTGGCTGGCCTCCGGCATCACCTACCACATGGGCGTGGACGGCATTTCGCTGCCGTTCGTGATCCTGACCACCGCACTGATGCCGTTCTGCATCCTTGCGAGCTGGAAGTCGGTGACGCTGCGGGTGCGCGAATACATGATGGCGTTCCTGCTCCTGGAAACGCTGATGATCGGCACCTTCTCGGCGCTCGATCTGATGCTGTTCTACCTGTTCTTCGAGGGCGGCCTGATCCCGATGTTCCTGATCATCGGCGTCTGGGGCGGCCCGCGCCGGGTCTATGCCTCCTTCAAGTTCTTCCTCTACACGCTGCTCGGCTCGGTGTTGATGCTGCTCGCCATCATGGCGCTGTACTGGAACGCCGGCACCACCGACATTCCGACCCTGATGCACACCGCGGTGCCGCGCTCGTTGCAGACCTGGGCATGGCTGGCGTTCTTTGCTTCGTTCGCGGTGAAGATGCCGATGTGGCCGGTGCACACCTGGTTGCCGGATGCGCACGTCGAGGCGCCGACCGCGGGCTCGGTGATCCTCGCCGCGATCCTGCTGAAGATGGGCGGTTACGGCTTTCTGCGCTTCTCGCTGCCGATGTTCCCGCTGGCGTCGCATGATTTCGCGCCGCTGGTGTTCTCGCTGTCGACGATTGCCATCATCTACACCTCGCTGGTGGCCTTGATGCAGGAAGACATCAAGAAGCTGATCGCCTATTCGTCGGTCGCCCATATGGGCTTCGTCACCATGGGCATCTTCGCCGGCACCACGCAGGGCGTGGCCGGCGGCATGTTCCAGATGATCTCGCATGGCATCGTCTCCGGCGCGCTGTTCCTCTGTGTGGGCATCGTCTACGACCGCATGCACACCCGCGAGATCGCGGCCTATGGCGGCCTGGTCAACCGGATGCCGCTCTACGCGCTGGTGTTCATGGTGTTCACCATGGCCAATGTCGGTCTGCCCGGCACGTCCGGCTTCGTCGGCGAATTCATGACGCTGATCGGTACCTTCAAGGTCTCGATCCCGACTGCGACCTTCGCGACGTTGGGCGTGATCCTGTCGGCGGCCTATGCGCTGTGGCTGTACCGGAAGGTCGTGTTCGGGGCGCTGACGAAACCGTCGCTCGCCAGCATCAAGGACCTGACCTTCCGCGAGAGCCTTCTGCTGTTCCCGCTGGTCGCGCTCACCATCCTGTTCGGCGTCTATCCGAAGCCGGTGCTCGACATGTCGGCGGCCTCGGTCCAGCAGCTCGTCAATAATTACAACACCGCCGTGACTGCCGTGAAGGCAGCCGCGTTGATCAACTAA